GTTTGTCAAAGCTAaaatatatatacgtgtgtgtgtgtgtgtgtgtgtgtgtgtgtgtgtgtgtgtgtgtgtgtgtgtgtagtagtttTGAAGGAAGCAAGACTCTGAAGTCTCCGTACAGTTCACGATTTCTACATAAGAGTTCCTTCTGAGCTCAAGCTCCGGTACCAATGCCTGGGCCAGATCCTGGtcctgggagagagagggagaacagtCATCGAGGGTGTGGAGAAAGCTGGCACAGCAGGCTTTGGGCAATATGTATGAGGTTAGGGCCTTGGGCATCCATCCCTATCCTCTCTGGGGCTCTTGGAAGTGATAGTTCACAACAACGGTGAGTGGACTATGTGCATGATAAAGGGGAAGAAGGGGCAGCAACAGCTCCTTTTTTGAGAAACTCAAGTCTATGCCGAGAAGACAGTTGTCTCTGGGGCGTAGGGGCAGGGCGGGGTCAGGTCTCTCTTGTTTGGCTGTACAGAGCCTTCTAGAAGCCCTAAGATGCCATGAAAGCGAAATGTAGAAATGAGGTTTGGTGAATTCCCAGTGACACAGAAAGAGCAGGGCAGACCCCTCGCAGATCACAGACCTTCCTATGAGGTGCCTGGCTCgaggggaaagacagacagagtgagCGTGGTACTGATGAGGAGAAGGCCGCGTAGCTGAGAACTGAAGGAGAGGGCTGGAGACAGAAATGAACCTGGCATGCTGCTGGACAGGACAGAGGCTGGAGCAAAGAGAGGAGCTCCATTTAGAAGACATCTTATGCTGGGCGGTGTTAGTgaacacgtttaatcccagcactcaggaggcaaaaccagggagatctgagttcaaggccagcctggtctacatagagaaaccctgcctcaaaaacaaagacatacagCAAAAGACATCTTAAAAACGGCAAGTCACCGTAGCGTTTCTAGCGTAAGGACTGTGACTGAGGCACCCCAAGCAGGATGGCAGACAAGCGCAGGAGGTCTGTCAGGAGGACTCTGCTCGTTACTAGGTACAGGGATAGACTAAGGGGATCATAGGGGATGCAGAATAGTTGGTAAAACTGAGGtatgcttttgggggggggggtgtgaagcATCTGAGGGGAAGAGATGCCACCATCGTGAATAGAGGGTTTGAGGATGGGGGGCTGAGAAGCAATGTTGGAAAGTCATCAGGAACAGAAGCCAAGGGCACAGAGGAAGCCAAACAAAAAAGGCCTGAGAAGAGGACGCCTGTACAAATACCTCCTGTCATCTGCTCTCACCTGAAGCCTCAGCAGCCAGGgcatgggactcctgagtgtccTGGGGGGCACTGGAGAGGCTAGCCCTGGAAGCATCCGCCTCCTCTGGAGAGCAGCTGGGCTGCACCTCGGCTTGGTAGCATGGAGCCTGTTCTTCTTCCCGAGTTGTCCCCAGACTCCAGTGGAGTCGAGGGACGTCCAAGCCCAGAGTCCCACCCCAGGGACTGTGGCTGTGCATCCCTTGGCAGTCTTGGGGTAAACCCAAGTCACAGTCTACGTCCTCTGGAATAATGGGGATACGCTGGCTCAGGTCCCGAGCCCCTGTGTAGCAGCTGGGTGGAGGTTCTTCGGTGAGTGTGTACTGCACACTCACCGAATAGTCCTCAGTGTAGCAGCCATTGCCTCTGCCAGCACTGCGGGCCACCTGCTTCTCTTCATAGAAGCAGCAGGGCAGGCCCTCATATTTTACCCCATCTGTCCTTGGAAAATGGTCTGAGTGAAGGCCATACAGGCCCTGGGAATTCCCTGCTTGTGGCTCCCCACTTGTAGGGTTGCAGTCCTCGAGGAGCCGGGGACCTAGGAGTAAGGTGTTGCCACCTGCAGTTGTTCCTGTTCCGGAGCCCAGAGTGGAAGGCTGGGGCTCAAAGCAGCAAGCACATGATGGTCCCTCTGGACCCCCTTTCCAGGTCCTCCTGAGGTCCAGGGCGGCCCCAGGAGAAACCTCGAGCCCCACTTCTGAGGTAGAGCTGTTGGGCCCTCTGGGTTCCAGCGAGGAGTTGCTGCTGTAGTTCATCTCCAGGCTGCAGGTGGACAGCTGGTCCCctgagggagaggcagggccTAGCCATGGCTCACCCCGCCCAGCACCTTGACTGTGTGCTGCTGGGAGCTCCTCTGGTGGTGGGGAGCCCTCAAGGTGCACAGCAGGCCCCCTGCTGCGGTAGATGAAGGGGTCATAGTCGCTGCTGAGGGAGCTGCGGAAGGTGGAACAGCTCCCATACACACCTTGGTTGCTGACTTCTGTGCAGTCCACTACGGAGTCACTGGAGGAACAGCGGCACTGGCCagagctgttgctgctgctgtcactgccaGGGCAGTCAGCCAGGTAGCCACTACAAACAGAACGGTGCCCATGGTAGCAGCTGAAGCTGGATGTGCTCCCGCTCTCTATGTGGGCAGGAGGGGCCATGTGCACAACGGTGGGGAAGAGCAGGCTACTGCCACCACTTGGTGGGAAGGCACGGGATTGGCCCCTGGGTGTGAGGCTAGGTACTGGCTGGCCCTCCTGCTCTGGGTAGCTGAGACCCTGGAAGTAGTAGTGTTGGTACATAGTCTCATACTGGGAGAAGCAAGCTGCCTTGGAGAAGCTGCGGCTGCTGAACTTGGGCCTGCGGAAGGGATGGGCAGGTGAGTAGGCCCGGTGTTCCAGGCTGCAGCGGTGAGGGGCCAGAGTATGGTCCAGGTGTAGGGGTGGGTAGCCACGGATGTAGGTGGGAGTCTGTGGAGAATAGAGATTCTGTTCCCCATGCCGGTCCATGGTCAGCAGTGTGACAGGGTTGCCATGGGAGTCCATACTTGTCCTGGTAGGGTAGGCTGGTATGGCATTGGTCCTATGCACTCGGCCTGGGTAATGAACTGGTAGGGTCACCCTCGGCTGCCGACCACGTGTAAGATTGCTGGTCTCCACACAAAACAGCACCTGGATTTCCCTTTTGTTctggaagaggtggaggaaacAAGGTAACGGGTTAGGGACTGAAGCATCAAGTGGAGCTATGTCCCAGGAAGTCTATGCTTGATCCTGCCACACTGCAAGCTGTCTCTAAGTCCAGCTGAGCTGGCCGAAGCTGACCTGTCTCTTTTCCCATCTCCCCACAGAGTCTACAGagagcaaaacaaatacaaagatgaGAGTGTCTGTCACCCTGTAAAGGTGACATGGTGCAGCTACAAGCACTGCTGTTGTGTATCCATCATCCCTTATGCCCCTGGAACAACCCTGCAGTCTAGGCCTGGGCAGTCAATAGTACTGTCATCTGTTAAAGAGACAGGGGGATTTGGGCCTAGGAAGATCAGGTTAGGATACTGggatttgttgttttttattttcctcagagTTGTACTCCAGCCTGGCCTCTAACTTTCTATGAAGCTAAAGACGACCTTGAACTCATGCCCCTATCACCCAAGTGCTGGGTATACAGGTGTATATCACCATACCCAGGTAGGATCCTATTTAACTGGAAACTCAAACTTGAGcacaatattattttctttagagGTAGGGAGTACTGGGGCCACACCCAGGGCCTTGGACACGCTAGGCAGACAGTGTACTACTGAGCCACAATCACTTGCTGCTCAGTGAGTAGGCCAGGCTCTGCTTAGTGTTGTGCAGAGAACTTCTAAACCCCAATGCCTACAGCTGCAGGTCCAGAAGACCATGCTGTGTCAGCTCAGCCTGCTCCTGAACCTGCAGCATGCATCACACCCTTGTCAAGGCCTGTAACAATTACCTATGATGTTGTGCCGACAGTGGGGACAGGTGTGGTGCTGCAACAGCCATGGATCCACACACTTCCTGTGGAACCGGTGAGTACAGGGGATGACCCGAAGTTCctgcaaagagagagaggggacacgGCCTGAAGGATGGACTGTAGAGAGGGCTGCATCAGCCCCACACATGTGCCTCCTTCAACGGAGTCCATGGGGACAGATTAGCCTGTGCACTGTGCTGGTATCCCCCTGCTGTAATATGGACCCTAAGTGTTCTTAGCGTGGCAGTGCCAGGGAGGAGAGCCTACAGGGACCCgatcttttcttcctcatttgaTCTCCTCCCGGCAAGcagttttgaagatttatttatttatttttaaattagatgaTATTTTTgtgaaagataaagaagaaactCCTAGGCAGGCAAGCAGTGTATCTTAGTAGTTgctcagagaagagagagatagagagagatagagatagagagagagagagaaagagagagagagagagagagagagagagagagagagagagagagagagagagagagaaaagggggtcACGCCACTTGAGTCACTCTGGCAGAGAGGTCAGAAACATGGGGGAAAGAGCAGTGTGAAGTAAAGCATGCTCAgaaaagagacagggaagaaaaggagaaggtaCATTTTTCTGAGCAATTCAGAAACACAGGCAGACTTACAAAGCAGTGTGGCTTCCTTTGCAAGAGACTgccttaatttttacttttaattatatttgtatgcatgcgtgcatgtcggtactgagtatgtgcatgtgaatgtagTTGCCTGAGGAGAGTGGAAGAGGGTGATGGAAACTCAGATGCTCTCCAAGGTGCATGTGTTCCTAACCGCTGAGGCGCCTCTCCAGTCCACTCCTACCCATCACACGTTCTTGTCATGATAGGCTGCCTCCCTCCCTATAAGCCTAAAAAATTATGGTCAAGTTCATGGTTAAAGGTTAAAACAAACCTTTGCTCTTCATCTGTTTACTACTGCAGGCATTTGTTATGGGAATGGAAAGTCAAGGCTTCCTAATTCCAGCTAAGGGCTAGTTTCATTTCTTGAAGCAGGGTCCACAGGGAGAAGGAAACTGCCCAACCCACCTGCCCCAATCAGCCCTCAGGGTTAAAGGACAAGGAACATAAGGAAGCAGGTTCCTTTCCCAGAGCTGGGCACACCTAAGTCCAAGGCCTCAGGCTAGGAAGCATGGAATTTGTAGGGAGAGTAAATAACACCTCAGGCCATCTATATTGGTGTAGACCTGTGGTTCTCAGATCCTCAGagaacataaatatttacattacataatTTGGTTACATAACAATAaccaaattacagttataaagtagtaatgaaaattaatttatggttgagggtcatcacaacatgaggagctgtattaaagggacacagcattaggaaggttgagaggcaATAGCCTGTATTATGGTTGCTTCTAGGTACCCTTGAACGAAGTCAAGTAGAAAGGACTTGATGGGGCCATCTGGTTTCTAAGGAAAGCAGCCTATTTGAGAGAATATGACGGGCTTCCCAAACCAAACCATCCTCTTGACTTTttattgctttgcttttattttatcacCAGTCTTACACAATGATATTTGAATTAATAACCAACATAGTGCTTTAGAATGCCTGCATCTTCTCCCCTAAATAGCCTTTGTGAGCATCTAGTATGCTGGTTGGCATCACAAGTGCAGACACAGAATGAAGCCACTTGCCAAGTTCACAAACCAAGAACCTGCCCGGGCTAAGTTAGAACCCAGCAGTGTATCTGTGGTCTATGCAAGAGGATCATTTCAAAGGCCTGTGTGCAAACACACTTGTATCCAGCAAACTACACATCAGCGGGGTCAATCTCATACAGGGGCTGTCCAAGGCTTAAGGCTCTCAGGCAGTTTGCTCTCCACTCTGCATGTGCCTATCTAcctggagacagacacagaggcagcaaAATGCTAATGATGGTGGTTCTACATGAACAGTCTATGCTGCTCCTGGCACTTTCTTGCAACTTTCAAAGAGCTACAAGTCAAACTAAGGCATCAAATCTTTTGACGTTTTCAAGTAAACACATTATTAACCACTTCTTCAAAGTAAAGCAAGCAACTTGTTCTTACATCTACATATTTTCTGTCTTAccatgtggtttgtttgtttgtttttgagccaggaCCTTAAATTTACAATCCTTTTGATTAGCCTCTCAAGTTCTAGAACTACTGGCAATGTGGTACCACCCTGGCCTACCATGTACTTAGACTGTCTACAGAGTACTGTGTGTTCCCAGGCCTTAGAAGAAATGCCTTTAGAAGCCTGCATATTGAATCAAGGTTGTGGGGAATTCTGGTCATGGTGGTCCCCAGCACCTCTTGAGGCCTGTACATCATCTCCCTACCCAAGACAGGCCCTGCTTCTGCCTACCTCTCCATCAATGTACTTCTCCAGACAGATGGCGCAGTCGGACGTGGAGCCACTGCTAAGCGTATCCAGGGCCCCGCAACTTCCTTCCCGGCGCCCCTTGCTCTTGGAGTTGAACTTTCTAGTTTCCATCTTCTCCAGAGCCTGCACAGCCAGCCTGTTCATGGAATTCTACATGGCAGAAAATGGTCAGTGTTGGAAGACATTAACAGTGGCAGTCACACCTGGAGCCATGGTACTCAGCACATTGGGACAGACAATACTAGTCTGACTCAGGTCAATCAAACAGGTCTTGAGAAACTGCCCAAACTAGTACTGCCACTGTACTTTCTAGACCCAAGAGTGCCCATgatattgggggctggagagatggatcagtggttaagagcactgtctgctcttccagttcaattctcagaaccacatggtagctcacaacatcagtctaatgtcctcttttggcatgcaaacagagcactcatatacataaaataaagaaacaaacaaacaaaaaactacactGGATGGTGGCGActgcggcggcgcacgcctttaatcccagcacttgggaggcagaggcagatggatctctgtgagttcgaggccagcctcgtctacaaagtgagtccaggacagccaaggctacacagaaaaaccctgtctcgaaaaaccgaggggggggggaggcagtcTATAGAAGGAGGGTCTTGCAGAGGCAAACTTCATCACAAGACCTAGGGGTCTGACAGTCTGTATTTCTACTAACCCCAGATCTACCTGAGGAGCAAATGTCTCATGCTCAAAGCAAtgtttatttaaacatttctctCAAAATGCTAGCTTGGAACACCCCCAATGCTGAGGCCTTTGCAGGCCTGTCCTTTTCAACAGGCCTTGTACTCTTCAGGTCACTGAAATAGGGTGCCATAAACAGCAGGCTGGACAGACccctaactttcttttcttttttgttttttcaagacaagatttctctgtgtaacagttctggaactcattaagtagaccaggctgccctcgaacttggagatctacctccctctgcctcccaagtgctaggattagaaaggtgtgtgccacaaacCCGGTTCCCCTAACTTTCATCAACAACAGGGCAATGGGGTTCATAGGTTGCTCCCAGGGTTACCTGACTACGACGCTGCTTCAGCTTGATTTTGACAAGGAGAATGAGGCAGACCAAGGAGACCACAACGAAGAAAGCCAGGAAAATCCCCATGTCAAAGTACTCAGTGGGTTGCTAGAATAGAACACAAGTGTCATGAGCCATGTTCTTTTTGGCCTGATTGTGGGCACATGGGCTGTCGGTTCCAGCCAGCAATGGACTAGATGAGGGAGGACAGGGTCCCTCAGTCCTGGGGCTCTGCTCAAACGCACACAGTGCCTTTAATGTggccaggatgggggtgggggagctaaAGTGGCTTCAAGCCTCCTAGTAGCTGAGAAAGCCATTTGTAGAGTTCAGCCTCCCATTAGAAACAGTGCAAAGTTTGGTATAACTAGTGCGAATAAACACAAACAATCATAGTTACAGACAAAGGAGTGAGTGCTGTGTTTTGAGGGAACAGTGATCACTAACCATATAATTAATGGTTTACAACAACTTAGAAAATTGTATACTGCTTCAACAAACATCAGCTTCCACTACAATGACTCACGTTTACCAGAGTTCCTTTTTCCTTTAACAAGAAGCCAGCAAGTCAGTTCTGCAAAtttcccttgtttcttttcttggggtggggtagggtgtgCAAGGCAACATTTATTCTAGGCTAGTCTTGACTTAGCTCAAGATGATCCTGAATTTCTAACTCTACAACCACCATCTTCTAAGTACTGAGATCACAACTGTGCCACCAGTGGTTTTATATAGTACTGGGGAAAGAACCACAGGGTTTGTGGGTACTGGGCAAGTCCTCTCTCTACCCACTGAGGCGCACCTGGCAATCCGTTCTCTTCTCTGCACAGAACACTACCTCTGTCACTGGAAGCTACTTTGCTTAGAACATGCAGTTAGCTAATAAGAATAGGACCCCAGTGAGATATTTTGCTACCCAGATACTTGGTAGAGGTGGGGTCACCCTACACAGAACAGTTCAGCCCCAGATTTCTGGAATGCTTTAGTCTAAGGCTGAGGGGAAGATGTCACCAAGTCTCAGTGAGCAGTAATGTCTTCAGCACACTGAAGAGATATCTGGCTGCTTCTTGTCACCAACCAGTGTCAGTCCCAGGCCTCAgtaatttttaatgttcttatttGTGAGTCAGGACGTTTCAAGTGAGTCATCCTACTGACTGAAGAAGGAAGTTCAGGCCGTTTCTTATCGGTAGGTCtgatggaaggaaggaatcaAAGGAAACCAAGTGCTGTGTGTGTCATCCCTTCatctttctcagcttgtttctCAGAAGGATAGACTGGAAAGGCGCAAAGCCAGGTGGGAGAAACCAGAGACTTCACAGCATTCAATGTCTATTTCTGTAAGCttgttataaataaagaaatatgggTAAaatctctctgtcctcctgtcctaTAGCTGAGCTTAATCTGTAGGGACCTATACTATACCAACATTCTCGAGACAGGACAAGAGGGCTGAAAGCTCAAAGctcaaaggaaatgaaagcacAGAAAGACAACAGACAAGTGGCCGCTCACCCGAGGAGGAAGGTGCTGGATCCTTGCTCGAGCTACTTTCTGCTTGTTGACAATGTTCATCAGCTTGATGGCATCTGCACCCTTCACATACACCACTGGCCTCTTGAGAGGGTCTTCTGAGCCTTGGTTTAGCTGACAAAAAAGAGAGGGTACTGGTTAAAAGACACCCTTACTTTAAGAAACAAGAGAGGGTTTGgaatgtagctcaggggtagagtgcttgtctagttCATGCAAGGTCTAGctttaaacccccccccccccaatgaggTGGAAAAGAATGCAAATCTCCATTTGAAAACCCTTGAAGTCTTCATGTATTATAGCCTTGGGGTTTCCAGAAAGGGGAGGATAGGGTGCTATACTTATTTTAAGATGGCTGAGCTGGCTGAAAATGCCCCTCATCCCTAACCCCCGATCCATAATCACTTTCTATATGCCTCTCTCAGGTATGATACTCAAATGCAGGCATATTACTTCAGCAGAGAAGAGCAAAGGATCTGAGACAAGGGTATCACAACAGATAACCAAAGATAACCAAAGCAAATGTCTCTTAGGCAAACAGTAGGACTGGTTTTGGTGGCAGTTTACCTGGTCGATGGCTTCTGGGTTTTCAGATACATCGAAGATAACTGCAGTGGCTCCCCGCTGAACTGCTCTCTTGGCCTGGTGGAGTGAAAAAGAGCAGGTTGGCAACTCTGTCCTCTGACCCTGCCAACATTGGCCTTATAAATCAGGCCTGGCTTCAGAATGCAGAACTGGACAGCAAGCAATGTCTGTGCCCCTGAGCAAGTTGATCCTCTTCACCCAGCCTCGGCATTCTCACCTGCAAAACAGGAGACACCACCACCTACTTTGTCCTATTGTCCTGAGCACCTGATGACTTAGGATGAGTGGAAGTAGGCAACTCATCACCGCAGAAACTTGTCCCCCCATCTAGCAAGAACATTGAAAACAAGACTACAGGTGGGCAGCTTGCCAACCAGCTCAGAGGTACTGGTTTTGGTATTTTATGCTATAAACACACTCCCCTGGCAACCCGAGTAAATGCTTTTGGTTTGTCTCTTGtggtcctttcttctttcccatgtCATCTAGTGAGGATAGCATGTTTATGACTATTTCTGAATGAATCTCAAAATGATCACTTTTAACATGTGACACAAACTGAAGACCTTTGAAGACTTGAGGGGGGTTATAAAAAATAGTAAGTGGGGATTTAGAGCAGTTGGCTGCATGAAAAACCACTTGGGAAGTTTGTAAAGCAGATTTCCTGGCTCGAGCCACAGAGACTGGTTCAGTGGGGCTGGAGGCAGGCCCAGGAAGCTGAGTTCTGTCAGCTCTGAGGGACTCAGATGATCCCACCAGTTGGAAAACTAGATGTCAGAGGAACAAAGCAGGAAGGCTTAGAAACAAATGAGAagtgatagaat
This DNA window, taken from Acomys russatus chromosome 22, mAcoRus1.1, whole genome shotgun sequence, encodes the following:
- the Znrf3 gene encoding LOW QUALITY PROTEIN: E3 ubiquitin-protein ligase ZNRF3 (The sequence of the model RefSeq protein was modified relative to this genomic sequence to represent the inferred CDS: deleted 2 bases in 2 codons); amino-acid sequence: MRPRSGGRPGAPGRRRRRLRRGPRGRRLPPPPPLPLLLGLLLAAAGPGAVRAKETAFVEVVLFESSPSGDYTTHTTGLTGRFSRAGAMLSAEGEIVQMHPLGLCNNNDEEDLYEYGWVGVVKLEQPELDPKPCLTVLGKAKRAVQRGATAVIFDVSENPEAIDQLNQGSEDPLKRPVVYVKGADAIKLMNIVNKQKVARARIQHLPPRQPTEYFDMGIFLAFFVVVSLVCLILLVKIKLKQRRSQNSMNRLAVQALEKMETRKFNSKSKGRREGSCGALDTLSSGSTSDCAICLEKYIDGEELRVIPCTHRFHRKCVDPWLLQHHTCPHCRHNIIEQKGNPGAVCVETSNLTRGRQPRVTLPVHYPGRVHRTNAIPAYPTRTSMDSHGNPVTLLTMDRHGEQNLYSPQTPTYIRGYPPLHLDHTLAPHRCSLEHRAYSPAHPFRRPKFSSRSFSKAACFSQYETMYQHYYFQGLSYPEQEGQPVPSLTPRGQSRAFPPSGGSSLLFPTVVHMAPPAHIESGSTSSFSCYHGHRSVCSGYLADCPGSDSSSNSSGQCRCSSSDSVVDCTEVSNQGVYGSCSTFRSSLSSDYDPFIYRSRGPAVHLEGSPPPEELPAAHSQGAGRGEPWLGPASPSGDQLSTCSLEMNYSSNSSLEPRGPNSSTSEVGLEVSPGAALDLRRTWKGGPEGPSCACCFEPQPSTLGSGTGTTAGGNTLLLGPRLLEDCNPTSGEPQAGNSQGLYGLHSDHFPRTDGVKYEGLPCCFYEEKQVARSAGRGNGCYTEDYSVSVQYTLTEEPPPSCYTGARDLSQRIPIIPEDVDCDLGLPQDCQGMHSHSPWGGTLGLDVPRLHWSLGTTREEEQAPCYQAEVQPSCSPEEADASRASLSSAPQDTQESHALAAEASECFTANGADYRGTQSWTALQGGKPCLFWNETFQHPYNTLKYPSGEGGLGEHNYCRNPDGDVSPWCYVAEHEDGIYWKYCDIPACQMPGNLGCYKDHGNPPPLTGTSKTSNKLTIQTCISFCRSQRFKFAGMESGYACFCGNNPDYWQHGEAASTECNSVCFGDHTQPCGGDGRIILFDTLVGACGGNYSAMAAVVYSPDFPDTYATGRVCYWTIRIPGASRILFTFTLFDIRDSADMVELLDGYTHRVLARFNGRNRPPLSFNVSLDFVILYFFSDRINQAQGFAVLYQATKEEPPQEKATVNQTLAEVITEQANLSVSAAHSSKVLYVITSSPSHPSQTVPGSHSWAPSVGASGHRVEGWTVYGLATLLILTVTAIVAKILLHVTLKSHRVPSSGDLRDCRQPGASGEIWAIFYEPSTTISIFKKKLKGQSQQDDRNPLVSD